From the genome of Mustela lutreola isolate mMusLut2 chromosome 16, mMusLut2.pri, whole genome shotgun sequence, one region includes:
- the EXOC3L2 gene encoding exocyst complex component 3-like protein 2: MPILKNLGVADTKVPRAGTLPLRSSRNPFEEVPGLEEEEVGELGTLPNGTSCRRRATLEKLAGLAPFRLGWTPGRRAGSPGDGQPRSFLGRVLTPGIRRSSADFGLLARLQGTRAQGDEEAAGEAARRLAFLRLGRGPKPRRASLAERVVPAGEAAPEPPPKVPEPPKMKEPLSVLEILSLIQQRELARADEHILELEAEELASSGGSGAPGPPGPEGTGGGRRARDVALLYEALQRELWALVRETLAGPGPGAGAGAGAVAQLGQVLLQEEAADGRRGPGAARKLRARWAEAVGRAARERLEAAAPGAPGGLAGQLEALRARLLEDMGVVRGRLAPAYPAGLGAFGVYLRGYHGALAEWLGAAARRRLPLTDRYALLHWHNQVYPREVLGLVDLVALENGELGPLLSPGTLRGLEDECVTDVKAQTRAALLRVLQENEEHWGNREDRPSSLAQDVCELLEEHTERAPRISQEFGERMAHCCLGGLAEFLQSFQQRVERFHENPGVRELLPDTYISRTISLVNCGPPLRALAERLARVGPPESEPAREAAASALDRVTRLCHRVLADLLFQELQPYFNKLMRRKWLNSPEALDGIVGTLGAQALALRRMQDEPYQALVAELHRRALVEYVRPLLRGRLRCRSARTRSRVAGRLREDAAQLQRLFRRLESQASWLDAVVPHLAEVLQLEDTPSIQVEVGVLVRDYPDIRRKHVAALLDIRGLHNTAARQEILAVARDLELSEGGALSPPRDRAFFSDISVPRPPFCLGLPLFLGRLPLSRVARPGLACLPRLGPLSPSRPPTQR, encoded by the exons ATGCCCATCCTGAAGAATCTAGGGGTGGCCGACACTAAGGTGCCCCGGGCGGGGACCCTGCCCCTGAGGTCCTCTCGGAACCCCTTTGAGGAAGTTCCAGGATTGGAAGAAGAGGAGGTTGGGGAGCTGGGGACCCTACCCAATGGAACATCTTGTCGCCGCCGCGCCACCCTGGAGAAGCTGGCTGGCCTAGCCCCCTTCCGGCTGGGCTGGACCCCTGGCCGGCGGGCAGGTAGCCCCGGAGATGGGCAGCCCCGCTCCTTCCTGGGCCGCGTGCTGACACCAGGGATACGCAGGAGCTCGGCAGACTTTGGTCTCCTGGCCAGGCTTCAGGGGACCCGAGCCCAGGGCGACGAGGAGGCGGCGGGGGAGGCTGCCCGGAGACTGGCCTTCCTGAGACTGGGACGCGGACCCAAGCCCCGTCGTGCGTCCCTGGCTGAGAGGGTGGTGCCCGCCGGCGAGGCGGCCCCTGAGCCCCCGCCCAAGGTCCCCGAGCCCCCAAAGATGAAGGAGCCTCTGTCAG TGCTGGAGATCCTGAGCCTGATTCAGCAGCGCGAGCTCGCGCGGGCCGACGAGCACATCTTGGAGCTGGAGGCCGAGGAGCTGGCGTCGTCGGGGGGCAGCGGCGCGCCCGGGCCGCCCGGGCCCGAGGGCACGGGCGGGGGCCGCCGGGCGCGGGACGTGGCGCTGCTGTACGAGGCCCTGCAGCGCGAGCTCTGGGCGCTGGTGCGCGAGACGCTGGCGGGCCCCGGGCCGGGCGCGGGCGCCGGGGCGGGCGCCGTGGCGCAGCTGGGCCAGGTGCTGCTGCAGGAGGAGGCGGCCGACGGGCGCCGGGGGCCCGGGGCAGCCCGCAAGCTGCGCGCCCGCTGGGCGGAGGCGGTGGGGCGCGCGGCGCGGGAGCGCCTGGAGGCGGCGGCACCCGGGGCGCCGGGGGGCCTGGCGGGGCAGCTGGAGGCGCTGCGGGCGCGGCTGCTGGAGGACATGGGCGTGGTGCGGGGCCGCCTGGCGCCCGCCTACCCCGCCGGCCTGGGCGCCTTCGGCGTCTACCTGCGCGGCTACCACGGCGCGCTGGCCGAGTGGCTCGGGGCCGCCGCCCGCCGGAGGCTGCCGCTGACCGACCGCTACGCGCTGCTGCACTGGCACAACCAGGTGTACCCCAG AGAGGTCCTAGGGCTCGTGGACTTGGTAGCCCTAGAGAATGGGGAGCTGGGGCCCCTTCTGTCTCCCGGCACCCTGCGGGGCTTGGAGGACGAATGCGTCACAGACGTTAAG GCTCAGACACGAGCAGCCCTGCTTCGGGTGCTGCAGGAGAATGAGGAGCACTGGGGGAACAGGGAGGACCGGCCCAGCAGCTTGGCGCAGGATGTGTGCgag CTGCTAGAGGAGCACACGGAGCGAGCGCCCCGCATCAGCCAGGAGTTTGGGGAGCGGATGGCCCACTGCTGCCTGGGGGGGCTGGCAGAATTCCTGCAGAG CTTCCAGCAGCGGGTGGAACGATTCCACGAAAATCCGGGAGTTCGTGAGCTGCTACCTGACACTTACATCAGCAGGACCATCTCCCTGGTCAATTGCGGGCCCCCACTGAG GGCTCTGGCAGAGCGCCTGGCCCGGGTGGGGCCCCCCGAAAGTGAGCCGGCCCGGGAAGCAGCAGCCAGCGCGCTGGACCGTGTGACCCGACTCTGCCACCGAGTCCTGGCTGACCTGCTGTTCCAGGAGCTGCAG CCCTACTTCAACAAGCTGATGCGCAGGAAGTGGCTGAACAGCCCGGAGGCCCTGGATGGCATCGTGGGCACGCTGGGCGCTCAGGCCCTGGCACTGCGCAGGATGCAGGACGAGCCCTACCAG GCGCTGGTGGCCGAGCTGCACCGGCGCGCGCTGGTGGAGTACGTGCGGCCCCTGCTCCGCGGGCGCTTGCGCTGCCGCTCGGCGCGGACCCGCAGCCGCGTGGCCGGGAGGCTCCGGGAGGACGCGGCGCAGCTGCAGCGGCTGTTCCGGCGGCTG GAGTCCCAGGCCTCGTGGCTGGACGCCGTGGTGCCCCATTTGGCCGAAGTCCTGCAGCTGGAAGACACGCCCAGCAtccaggtggaggtgggggtgctgGTCCGGGACTACCCAGACATCAG GCGGAAGCACGTGGCAGCCCTCCTGGACATCCGGGGCTTGCACAACACAGCAGCCCGCCAGGAGATCCTGGCCGTGGCCCGGGACCTGGAACTGTCTGAGGGGGGAGCCCTGTCACCCCCTCGGGACCGTGCCTTCTTCTCAGACATCTCCGTGCCCCGCCCACCTTTCTGCCTcggcctccctctcttcctgggcCGCCTTCCCCTCTCCCGGGTGGCCAGGCCTGGTTTGGCCTGTCTGCCCCGACTTGGGCCTCTGTCTCCATCACGGCCCCCTACCCAACGCTGA